In Sphingobacterium sp. PCS056, the following proteins share a genomic window:
- a CDS encoding DUF5111 domain-containing protein: MKKLIIYTLAFLLFSCKKEGGEPVLTGFEAAVLHSSTTDVLLTSTDRKSLALQLVWEESNLTSAQPIAPSTLQHTVEFAAEATFAVIAKKSEQVAPSLSYTHEQLNSLVTAMGFEPGKKTTLYARVSTRLARNVDVVYSNVIAIAVTAYEPIVDAQYLYMANKELTQFPWKICSRKEDGFYDGFVQVDQWFNFYLTNEESANASVIYGSYPLEGSQYILYSGDDRWNSWTSNGGYLYLTADVNKLSWKETVVESLSVTGDFNGWSASATPMTYDKTEKLWKATITNTVAEQWGIKVLINGSWTWFFGAAEEAGTCHLYTADASGFVYDKIGTHTLVLDLSDPKAFKYWVQ; the protein is encoded by the coding sequence ATGAAAAAATTGATTATTTATACGTTGGCCTTCCTTTTATTTTCTTGTAAAAAGGAAGGCGGTGAGCCCGTCCTGACAGGTTTTGAGGCAGCAGTGCTCCATAGCAGCACAACAGATGTTCTGTTGACATCTACTGATCGTAAAAGTCTGGCATTGCAACTGGTATGGGAGGAGTCGAATTTGACTAGTGCACAGCCAATCGCTCCGTCTACGCTTCAGCATACCGTTGAATTTGCCGCAGAAGCGACATTTGCCGTGATTGCTAAAAAGAGCGAACAAGTGGCGCCATCCTTGAGTTATACCCACGAACAATTGAATAGTTTAGTAACAGCTATGGGCTTTGAACCTGGGAAAAAGACAACTTTATATGCACGTGTTTCGACACGTCTAGCACGTAATGTTGATGTCGTATATAGTAATGTGATCGCCATAGCGGTGACGGCTTATGAACCTATTGTTGATGCCCAATACCTCTATATGGCCAACAAGGAACTGACACAATTTCCATGGAAGATATGCTCGCGTAAGGAAGATGGTTTCTATGACGGATTTGTACAGGTAGACCAATGGTTTAACTTCTACCTGACCAATGAGGAAAGCGCCAATGCGTCTGTGATCTATGGTTCTTATCCATTGGAAGGTAGCCAATATATTCTGTATAGTGGAGATGATCGTTGGAATAGTTGGACCAGCAATGGGGGATACCTGTACCTGACTGCCGATGTCAATAAATTAAGCTGGAAAGAGACGGTCGTCGAATCCTTGTCCGTCACCGGTGATTTCAATGGATGGAGTGCGTCTGCTACACCCATGACTTACGATAAAACGGAGAAATTGTGGAAAGCAACGATTACGAATACAGTTGCGGAGCAATGGGGGATCAAGGTCTTGATCAATGGCAGCTGGACGTGGTTTTTTGGAGCTGCAGAGGAAGCAGGAACCTGTCATCTATATACGGCAGACGCCAGTGGTTTTGTATATGACAAGATCGGAACACATACGCTTGTACTCGATCTGAGCGATCCTAAAGCATTTAAGTACTGGGTGCAATAG
- a CDS encoding RagB/SusD family nutrient uptake outer membrane protein, translating to MKNLKIYSCSILSIFLMLCSCTKDLDQYPTVQTTSEAVYTSVAGYRSVLAKLYASFAVAGNGRGDADPDMAGATASWGYLRVFFNLQEVPTDEVIYTWAGGDNMEDIQYVKWGASDTWVNAMYYRIYYSIALCNEFLRNVTTEKLAAFDPAERAEIERFAAEARFLRALTYSHAMDLYGHVPFVTEKDPVAAFFPPRIARADLFNYIEQELIAVADLLPEARQNQYGHVSRAAAWALLAKNYLNAQIYTGTARYADCLLYSKKVIDSGHTLHNDYKQLFNADNDKCLNEIIFQIQADVAHTTSWGATTYLVNGPIVGSMQAADYGVISGWNSFRTLREFVSIFNANDKRGDFWTKGQSLDVDDPASSSQGYGVVKFTNLNDDGTYKTDEGLVSTDFPMIRLADSYLMYAESVLRGGGGNIQEALNLVNQIRQRAYKGSAGAITQAQLTLDFILDERGRELFWECTRRTDLIRFGRFTGNTYLWQWKGGTVNGSSVDAKFNLYPIPTTDMTANPNLIQNTGY from the coding sequence TATACTTCAGTAGCTGGTTATCGTTCGGTACTGGCAAAATTATATGCTTCTTTTGCTGTCGCCGGAAATGGTCGTGGAGATGCCGATCCAGATATGGCAGGAGCAACAGCTTCATGGGGTTACCTGCGCGTTTTCTTTAATTTGCAAGAGGTGCCCACAGATGAGGTTATTTATACTTGGGCCGGTGGTGATAACATGGAGGATATACAGTACGTAAAATGGGGCGCATCCGACACTTGGGTGAATGCCATGTACTACCGTATCTACTATTCAATTGCATTATGCAATGAGTTTTTAAGGAATGTGACGACAGAAAAATTAGCCGCTTTTGATCCTGCAGAACGTGCCGAGATTGAGCGGTTTGCTGCCGAGGCTCGTTTTCTACGCGCTTTAACGTATAGCCATGCCATGGATCTGTATGGCCATGTTCCTTTTGTAACAGAGAAAGATCCTGTTGCTGCATTTTTTCCTCCTCGTATAGCAAGAGCTGATCTTTTTAACTATATCGAACAAGAGCTAATCGCTGTTGCAGACCTGTTGCCCGAGGCACGTCAAAATCAGTATGGTCATGTCAGTCGAGCTGCCGCTTGGGCTTTACTTGCTAAAAACTATTTGAATGCGCAGATCTATACCGGCACAGCACGCTACGCCGACTGTCTGCTGTATAGTAAAAAGGTGATCGATAGTGGACATACGCTGCATAATGACTATAAACAGCTGTTTAATGCTGATAATGATAAATGTTTGAATGAAATTATTTTTCAAATTCAAGCTGATGTAGCCCATACGACAAGCTGGGGGGCAACCACTTATCTGGTCAATGGTCCTATCGTGGGAAGCATGCAGGCTGCAGATTACGGCGTGATCTCTGGATGGAACAGTTTCCGTACCCTGCGTGAATTTGTTTCTATATTTAATGCTAATGATAAGCGAGGCGATTTTTGGACTAAAGGGCAATCTTTGGATGTCGATGATCCGGCTTCTTCTAGTCAGGGATATGGTGTGGTAAAATTTACCAATTTAAATGATGACGGCACTTACAAAACAGATGAAGGTCTAGTGAGTACCGATTTTCCAATGATTCGTTTGGCTGATAGTTATTTGATGTATGCCGAGTCCGTTCTACGTGGTGGTGGCGGTAATATCCAAGAGGCGCTCAATCTGGTGAATCAGATTCGTCAACGCGCTTATAAAGGTTCCGCTGGCGCTATTACGCAGGCACAGCTTACGTTAGATTTTATTCTTGACGAACGTGGAAGAGAGCTTTTTTGGGAATGTACAAGACGGACCGATCTGATCCGCTTTGGACGCTTTACAGGTAATACGTATTTGTGGCAATGGAAAGGTGGGACTGTCAATGGAAGTAGTGTAGATGCAAAGTTCAATCTGTATCCGATACCGACTACTGATATGACTGCCAATCCCAATTTAATACAAAATACAGGTTACTAA
- a CDS encoding arabinogalactan endo-beta-1,4-galactanase, with translation MKNLIIDLRFYLICLCFSLYSCSDEGVAQPIQQTGHLAQGADVSWITEMEASGVQFYNTGGTSVDGMKLVQSLGVDAVRLRVWVNPQNGWCNQDDLLVKARRAKHLGMRLLIDFHYSDTWADPGQQNKPAAWSTLSFSELKSAVASHTTSVLQLLKDNGIQPEWVQVGNETGNGMLWEDGKASVNMANYAALNNAGYDAVKAILPNSKVIVHLQNGQDNSLFRWLFDGLKNNGGKWDVIGMSLYPNKENWEAYNTACINNINDMISRYQSEVMICEVGMSWDEEEVAERWLSELLKAANGIPNQKVLGIFYWEPLAYAGWNGYTLGAFDNNGRPTKVWNAFK, from the coding sequence ATGAAAAACTTAATAATAGATTTACGATTTTACTTGATTTGTTTATGCTTCAGCTTATATAGCTGTAGCGATGAAGGGGTGGCACAGCCGATACAACAAACGGGCCATTTAGCTCAAGGTGCTGATGTCAGTTGGATCACAGAAATGGAAGCTTCGGGTGTACAGTTTTATAATACGGGGGGAACTTCAGTGGACGGTATGAAGCTCGTCCAGTCGTTGGGCGTCGATGCGGTCCGATTGCGGGTATGGGTAAATCCTCAAAATGGATGGTGCAATCAAGATGATCTTTTGGTAAAAGCACGACGCGCAAAGCATCTGGGGATGCGCTTACTGATTGACTTTCATTATAGTGATACTTGGGCAGATCCCGGACAGCAGAACAAACCAGCTGCTTGGTCCACATTATCTTTTAGTGAATTAAAGTCTGCTGTAGCATCCCATACGACATCTGTACTGCAATTGTTGAAAGACAATGGTATCCAACCAGAATGGGTACAGGTAGGGAATGAAACCGGAAATGGGATGCTCTGGGAGGATGGAAAAGCTTCGGTCAACATGGCTAACTATGCGGCGCTGAATAATGCAGGATATGATGCGGTGAAAGCAATTTTGCCAAATAGCAAAGTGATTGTACATCTGCAAAATGGTCAGGATAACAGTTTATTCCGTTGGCTTTTTGACGGGTTAAAAAATAATGGTGGTAAGTGGGATGTGATCGGAATGTCGTTATATCCCAATAAAGAAAACTGGGAAGCGTATAATACGGCTTGTATCAACAATATCAACGATATGATCAGCCGTTATCAATCGGAAGTGATGATCTGTGAGGTGGGGATGAGCTGGGATGAAGAAGAGGTTGCAGAACGATGGCTGAGCGAATTGCTGAAAGCGGCAAATGGGATTCCGAATCAAAAAGTATTGGGGATATTCTATTGGGAACCTTTGGCTTATGCCGGGTGGAATGGATATACCCTTGGTGCATTTGACAATAACGGTAGACCAACAAAAGTATGGAATGCCTTTAAATAA